One window of the Phragmitibacter flavus genome contains the following:
- the typA gene encoding translational GTPase TypA codes for MSDIKIRNLAIIAHVDHGKTTLVDQLLQAGGTYRENQAQTERAMDSMDLEREKGITIKAKNTAILFEGYTINIVDTPGHADFGAEVERVMKMVDGVLLVVDAFGGPQAQTRFVLRKALAQGLKPIVVINKIDRPLADPKKVHDQVLELFLDLDATEEQFDAPFSYGSARDGYFMDSPDDEKVDCIPLIRQIIKHIPAPVADPDAPFSMLVSNIEWDNFVGRVAVGKILGGSIKKGDPVWLLRKDGTKVQSKVLKTFTYSGLATTDSEGCGAGGIVGVAAGIENIDIGETLSGTADASPLPFVEIDPPTVQMQFSINDGPLAGKEGKHVTSRAIRDRLMHELKTNISVQVEDTDTAGIFNVSARGAMQIAVLVEQMRREGFEVLVSRPTVIYRRDDKGKLQEPYETLYIEAPGDYTQGILKTLVNRKGVMENMDTEPSGRTFIQAVIPTRGLIGFETELVNLTSGHGIMSHLFKEYGPHAGEIVNRTTGTLVSMDNGNATTYSLQALEDRGILFAAPGDAIYAGMLVGENPRVGDLPVNPVKEKHLDNMRSAGKDKTSKLTPPIRFSLERAIEYIDADELVEATPKSIRLRKRILDASVRQREKKKLDAATAEVTV; via the coding sequence ATGTCAGACATTAAAATCCGCAACCTTGCCATCATCGCCCACGTTGACCACGGCAAAACCACCCTGGTCGATCAGCTTCTGCAAGCCGGCGGCACCTACCGCGAAAACCAGGCCCAGACCGAACGCGCCATGGATTCGATGGACCTCGAACGCGAAAAAGGCATCACCATCAAGGCGAAGAACACCGCCATTCTTTTTGAAGGTTACACCATCAACATCGTCGACACTCCCGGCCACGCCGACTTCGGCGCTGAAGTCGAACGCGTCATGAAAATGGTCGACGGCGTCCTTCTCGTTGTCGACGCCTTTGGCGGCCCGCAAGCCCAGACCCGCTTCGTGCTCCGCAAAGCTCTCGCCCAGGGCCTGAAGCCAATCGTCGTCATCAACAAAATCGACCGCCCGCTCGCCGACCCTAAAAAAGTCCACGATCAGGTCCTCGAACTCTTCCTTGACCTCGACGCCACCGAAGAGCAGTTCGACGCCCCCTTCAGCTACGGTTCCGCCCGCGACGGATATTTCATGGACAGCCCCGACGACGAAAAAGTCGACTGCATCCCCCTCATCCGTCAGATCATCAAACACATCCCCGCCCCCGTCGCCGATCCCGACGCCCCCTTCTCCATGCTCGTCTCAAACATCGAGTGGGACAACTTCGTCGGCCGCGTGGCCGTCGGCAAAATTCTCGGCGGCAGCATCAAAAAAGGCGACCCCGTCTGGCTCCTCCGTAAAGACGGCACCAAAGTTCAGTCCAAGGTCCTTAAAACCTTCACCTACTCCGGCCTTGCCACCACCGACTCCGAAGGTTGCGGCGCAGGCGGTATCGTCGGCGTCGCCGCCGGCATTGAAAACATCGACATCGGCGAAACCCTCTCCGGCACCGCCGATGCATCTCCCCTGCCCTTCGTCGAGATCGACCCACCCACCGTCCAGATGCAGTTTTCCATCAATGACGGCCCCCTCGCCGGCAAAGAAGGCAAACACGTCACCTCCCGTGCGATTCGCGACCGCCTCATGCACGAGTTGAAAACCAACATCTCGGTGCAGGTCGAAGACACCGACACCGCCGGTATCTTCAACGTCTCCGCCCGCGGAGCCATGCAGATCGCCGTGCTCGTCGAACAAATGCGCCGCGAAGGTTTTGAAGTGCTCGTCTCCCGTCCAACCGTCATTTACCGTCGCGACGACAAGGGCAAACTTCAGGAGCCTTACGAGACCCTCTACATCGAAGCTCCTGGCGACTACACCCAAGGCATCCTCAAGACCCTTGTGAACCGCAAAGGCGTCATGGAAAACATGGACACCGAGCCCTCCGGCCGCACGTTCATCCAGGCCGTCATCCCCACCCGCGGCCTGATCGGCTTCGAGACCGAACTGGTGAACCTTACCTCCGGTCACGGCATCATGTCCCACCTTTTCAAGGAATACGGCCCACACGCTGGCGAGATTGTCAACCGCACCACCGGCACCCTCGTCTCCATGGACAACGGCAACGCCACCACCTATTCCCTGCAAGCCCTCGAAGATCGCGGCATCCTCTTCGCCGCCCCCGGCGATGCCATCTACGCAGGCATGCTCGTCGGTGAAAACCCACGCGTCGGCGACCTTCCCGTCAACCCGGTGAAAGAGAAGCACCTCGACAACATGCGTTCCGCCGGCAAGGACAAAACGTCCAAGCTGACCCCGCCGATCCGTTTCAGCCTTGAGCGCGCCATCGAATACATTGATGCCGACGAACTTGTTGAAGCCACCCCGAAAAGCATCCGCCTTCGCAAACGCATCCTCGATGCCAGTGTCCGTCAACGTGAGAAAAAGAAACTCGACGCCGCCACTGCGGAAGTGACGGTTTAA
- a CDS encoding aldo/keto reductase codes for MEYRFLGGSGLKVPVLTLGTGTFGGNNEFFKAWGNAGVEEATRLVDISLEAGLTMFDSADIYSDGQAEEILGKAIAGRRDQVLISTKATFRWGDGQNEVGSSRFHLIRAVEGALKRLGTDYIDLFQLHGFDAQTPVEETLSALDDLVRAGKIRYIGASNFSGWHLMKSLAVSDRYGWARHVAHQAYYSLIGREYEWELMPLALDQKVGAVVWSPLGWAKLTGKIRRGQPLPETSRLQSQMSNDAGPQVDDEYLYRVVDALDEVGAEVGKSVPQVALNWLLQRPSVSTVIIGARNEEQLRSNLGAVGWNLTAEQVAKLDAASAVTPVYPYWHQRRFERNQPPV; via the coding sequence ATGGAATACAGATTTCTTGGTGGATCGGGACTTAAAGTTCCGGTTTTGACGTTGGGCACGGGGACATTTGGAGGGAACAACGAGTTTTTTAAGGCGTGGGGAAATGCGGGGGTGGAGGAGGCGACGCGACTGGTGGATATCTCGCTGGAGGCGGGGCTGACGATGTTCGATTCGGCGGATATCTATTCGGATGGTCAGGCGGAGGAAATTTTGGGGAAGGCGATTGCGGGTAGGCGGGATCAGGTGCTGATTTCAACGAAAGCGACATTTCGATGGGGCGATGGGCAGAATGAGGTGGGGTCTTCGCGGTTTCATTTGATCCGTGCGGTGGAGGGGGCGTTGAAGCGGTTGGGGACGGACTACATTGATTTGTTTCAGTTGCATGGGTTTGATGCGCAGACGCCGGTGGAGGAAACGTTAAGTGCGCTGGATGATCTGGTTCGGGCGGGCAAGATCCGATACATTGGGGCGTCGAATTTTTCGGGGTGGCATCTGATGAAGTCGCTGGCGGTTTCGGATCGATATGGCTGGGCGCGGCATGTGGCGCATCAGGCATATTATTCGTTGATTGGCCGGGAGTATGAATGGGAGTTGATGCCGCTGGCGCTGGATCAGAAGGTGGGGGCGGTGGTTTGGAGTCCGCTGGGATGGGCGAAGTTGACGGGCAAAATTCGTCGCGGACAGCCTTTGCCGGAGACGTCGCGCCTGCAGAGTCAGATGAGCAATGATGCGGGTCCGCAGGTGGATGATGAGTATCTTTATCGCGTGGTGGATGCTCTGGACGAGGTGGGGGCGGAAGTGGGCAAGTCGGTGCCGCAAGTGGCGTTAAACTGGTTGTTGCAGCGTCCGAGTGTGTCGACGGTGATCATTGGGGCAAGAAATGAAGAGCAGTTGCGCTCGAATTTGGGGGCGGTGGGGTGGAATTTGACGGCGGAGCAGGTGGCCAAATTGGATGCAGCGAGTGCGGTGACGCCCGTGTATCCGTATTGGCATCAGCGTCGCTTTGAGAGGAATCAACCGCCGGTTTGA
- a CDS encoding LLM class flavin-dependent oxidoreductase, whose amino-acid sequence MNALSEVKFSVLDLAPVVQGGTVADAFRNTLDLAQHVERWGYQRFWLAEHHNIAGIASAATSVLIGHVAAGTKTIRVGSGGIMLPNHAPLVIAEHFGTLETLFPGRIDLGLGRAPGSDQMTARALMRDASAGELFPQLVDELLSLMGTAKPGQQVRAMPGEGTNVPVWLLGSSTFSAQLAAMMGLPFAFAGQFAPRLMQEALHLYRKKFQPSERWPKPYVMIGLPLFAADEDAEAHRLATSAYQQILALHRGSPIALPPPLDRAGDMVRLWSPMEEAGVRSHLAAAVIGGPETVRKKLLEVVAETRADELMFNSPMFRHEDRLRSYELLMQARDLEFGMQS is encoded by the coding sequence ATGAATGCGTTGTCTGAGGTGAAGTTTTCGGTGCTGGATCTTGCTCCGGTGGTGCAAGGGGGGACGGTTGCGGACGCGTTTCGCAATACGCTGGATCTGGCCCAGCATGTGGAGCGTTGGGGGTATCAGCGCTTCTGGCTGGCGGAGCATCATAACATTGCCGGGATTGCGAGTGCGGCGACGTCGGTTTTGATTGGTCATGTCGCGGCAGGGACGAAGACGATTCGTGTGGGATCGGGGGGCATCATGTTGCCGAACCATGCGCCGCTGGTGATTGCGGAGCATTTTGGGACATTGGAGACGCTTTTTCCGGGAAGGATCGATCTTGGACTTGGCAGGGCACCGGGGTCGGATCAAATGACGGCCCGGGCGTTGATGCGGGATGCCAGTGCGGGGGAATTATTTCCGCAACTGGTGGATGAATTGTTGTCGTTGATGGGCACGGCGAAGCCGGGTCAGCAGGTGCGGGCGATGCCGGGGGAGGGGACGAATGTGCCGGTGTGGTTGTTGGGTTCGAGCACGTTTAGCGCGCAACTGGCGGCGATGATGGGATTGCCATTTGCGTTTGCAGGACAGTTTGCGCCGAGGTTGATGCAGGAGGCATTGCATTTGTATCGGAAGAAATTCCAGCCCTCCGAACGCTGGCCGAAGCCGTATGTGATGATTGGGCTGCCATTGTTTGCGGCAGATGAGGATGCGGAGGCGCACCGATTGGCGACATCGGCTTATCAACAAATTCTGGCATTGCATCGGGGCAGTCCGATTGCGTTGCCGCCGCCATTGGACCGCGCGGGGGACATGGTGAGGTTGTGGTCGCCGATGGAGGAGGCGGGGGTGAGATCGCATCTGGCAGCAGCGGTGATTGGCGGACCCGAGACGGTGCGCAAAAAGCTGCTGGAGGTGGTGGCGGAGACGCGGGCCGATGAGTTGATGTTCAATTCGCCGATGTTCCGTCATGAAGACCGGTTGAGGTCCTATGAATTGTTGATGCAGGCCCGGGATCTGGAGTTTGGCATGCAAAGTTAG
- a CDS encoding PP2C family protein-serine/threonine phosphatase, with amino-acid sequence MTEQPTQPLIPTPIAEEPTNGQLNVTFVTDRDFAGRQLVGSRSKQEDFYAFSDVSDPGEPALTQLLVGLGDGLGAHSGGNLASAHLVTEFIKAYKSTKLAESWRMRIALEQANDHLDELSKRYGGLLPMGTTFIGLHITRTFCQWISVGDSPLFIFRNGKLERLNADHSLTPILEDRVRNGEITEEESLAHPDRHILQSACMGQPLTLVDARTYPYDLHSGDILLAASDGILTLGTKEIEELLLNGSRNSAAKLANSLLFAIRCVDHPRQDNVTIALVKVP; translated from the coding sequence GTGACCGAGCAACCCACCCAACCTCTCATTCCCACACCCATCGCTGAAGAACCGACCAACGGGCAACTCAACGTCACCTTCGTCACCGATCGCGATTTCGCCGGACGACAGCTCGTCGGTTCCCGCTCCAAACAGGAGGACTTTTACGCCTTCAGCGATGTGTCCGATCCCGGCGAGCCCGCGCTTACCCAACTGCTCGTCGGCCTGGGCGACGGACTCGGTGCCCACAGCGGCGGCAATCTTGCCAGCGCCCACCTCGTCACCGAATTCATCAAGGCCTACAAGTCGACCAAGCTCGCCGAATCCTGGCGCATGCGCATCGCCCTCGAACAGGCCAACGATCATCTCGACGAACTCTCCAAACGCTACGGGGGACTGCTCCCCATGGGCACCACCTTCATCGGCCTGCATATCACCCGCACGTTTTGCCAGTGGATCAGCGTCGGCGACTCCCCCCTGTTCATCTTTCGCAACGGCAAACTCGAACGCCTCAATGCCGACCACTCCCTCACCCCCATTCTTGAAGACCGCGTTCGCAACGGCGAAATCACCGAGGAAGAATCCCTCGCCCATCCCGACCGCCACATCCTCCAGTCCGCCTGCATGGGCCAGCCGCTCACCCTCGTCGACGCGCGCACCTACCCCTACGATCTCCACAGCGGCGACATCCTCCTCGCCGCCAGCGACGGCATCCTCACCCTCGGCACCAAGGAAATTGAAGAACTCCTCCTCAACGGCAGCCGCAACAGCGCCGCCAAACTCGCCAATTCCCTGCTTTTTGCCATCCGCTGCGTCGATCATCCCCGACAGGACAACGTCACCATTGCCCTGGTAAAAGTCCCCTAA
- a CDS encoding aldose epimerase family protein codes for MKSQHLQTDRRLVAALLALPLLLLLFVPLPAMEITQESWGTTKNGEPVTLHTLRNPNGMEVKITNYGGIIVSLTAPDHQGKFANTVLGYPTFSEYEANNPYFGCITGRYANRIAKGKFTLNGTEYQLATNDGPNHLHGGKFGFDKKIWAATTEKNDQYAALILTYTSPDGEEGYPGELKCTVTYRLQPDNTLTIAYHATTDKPTVINLTNHTYFNLAGQGQGDILDHQLTLFASRYTPTDDTQIPTGQIAPVKGTPLDFTTPQTVGTRINEPTPDLISGLGYDHNFILDDASEIKKVARLKDPKSGRVLDIRTTLPAVQFYSGNHLGKNGVPHPHRSGLCLETQDYPDSPNQPAFPSTTLLPGDAYDHRTEYQFTAEAP; via the coding sequence ATGAAATCCCAGCACCTCCAGACTGATCGCCGACTTGTCGCCGCCCTGCTGGCGTTGCCTCTTCTACTCCTCCTTTTCGTCCCACTACCTGCCATGGAAATCACCCAAGAATCCTGGGGCACCACCAAAAATGGTGAGCCCGTCACCCTCCACACCCTGCGCAACCCCAACGGCATGGAGGTGAAAATCACCAATTACGGCGGCATCATCGTCAGCCTCACCGCTCCCGACCACCAAGGCAAATTCGCCAACACCGTCCTCGGCTACCCCACCTTCAGCGAATACGAAGCCAACAACCCCTACTTCGGCTGCATCACCGGTCGTTACGCCAACCGCATCGCCAAGGGCAAGTTCACGCTCAACGGCACCGAATACCAGCTCGCCACCAACGATGGCCCCAATCATCTCCACGGGGGAAAATTCGGATTCGATAAAAAAATCTGGGCCGCCACGACCGAGAAGAACGATCAGTATGCCGCCCTGATTCTCACCTATACCAGTCCCGACGGAGAAGAAGGCTACCCCGGGGAACTAAAATGCACCGTGACCTATCGACTCCAACCTGACAACACCCTCACCATCGCGTATCATGCCACCACCGACAAACCCACGGTGATCAATCTGACCAATCATACCTATTTCAACCTCGCAGGACAGGGCCAGGGCGACATCCTGGACCACCAGCTGACCCTCTTCGCCAGCCGCTACACTCCAACCGACGACACCCAGATCCCCACCGGTCAGATCGCCCCGGTCAAAGGCACCCCGCTCGACTTCACCACGCCCCAGACGGTCGGCACCCGCATCAACGAACCAACGCCCGACCTTATCTCCGGCCTCGGTTATGATCACAATTTCATCCTCGACGACGCGTCGGAAATCAAAAAAGTTGCCCGTTTGAAAGACCCCAAGAGCGGTCGCGTTCTCGACATCCGCACCACCCTGCCCGCCGTGCAATTTTATTCCGGCAACCACCTCGGCAAAAACGGCGTGCCCCACCCCCATCGCAGCGGCCTCTGCCTTGAAACCCAGGACTATCCCGACAGCCCCAACCAGCCCGCCTTCCCCTCCACCACCCTCCTTCCCGGTGATGCCTACGATCACCGCACCGAATACCAATTTACCGCAGAAGCCCCGTGA
- a CDS encoding glucan biosynthesis protein: MFSIRLLSAGSLILAATISLHAQEPAAPAVEAAEKPAVAAPATAPAPAPAPVVADPGAPPPIRTFLDLEAYASKLASKAFVPQEITLDPFFGGLQYDGHRQIRFLKDKALFEDNGDGFRVEFSHPGWMFKKTVDMFKMEDGQPVPLKNGPEFFSYGDLKPGPEVKYPVGFSGWKLLSAEEGKKERPEFLTFQGASYFRAVTTKLGWGISARGVAINTIGGEPEEFPDFTHFWFLTPKEGDKTFQFLALLNGPSVTGAYHFEVQPGETTVMTVRSSLFMRKVVKMLGLAPFSSMFWYGENTHPKPLDFRPEVHDSDGLLIEQHNGPILWRPLDNGREMRHSVFSLEAAKGFGLLQRDRDFKHYQDLEANYHNRVSVWVEPVEGFGRGKLHLIELATGEETWDNIVSFWEPDLLPTATEPARFVYKLHWLKEHEHNLAKVTDSRWGEGVATMDVPNDYEFVIDFTKGTLKEGTPADWLPEEAVNIVGEAKMIDKRVMFNPQTGGWRAFFKLDIPPSTKLLEMTCELLQDGKPLSERWTYQWRR, encoded by the coding sequence ATGTTTTCGATCCGATTGTTATCCGCTGGTTCCCTGATTTTGGCTGCTACTATTTCACTGCACGCTCAAGAGCCCGCAGCTCCGGCAGTTGAAGCTGCAGAAAAGCCTGCAGTCGCCGCACCTGCTACTGCACCTGCTCCCGCTCCGGCACCAGTGGTTGCCGATCCTGGCGCTCCGCCTCCAATCCGCACCTTTCTTGATTTAGAAGCGTATGCCTCCAAGCTGGCGAGCAAGGCGTTTGTGCCTCAAGAAATAACTTTGGACCCGTTTTTCGGAGGATTGCAATATGACGGGCACCGGCAGATCCGGTTCCTTAAAGACAAGGCGCTGTTTGAGGACAATGGTGACGGATTCCGGGTGGAGTTTTCGCATCCGGGCTGGATGTTCAAAAAGACGGTGGACATGTTTAAGATGGAAGACGGACAACCAGTGCCACTGAAGAATGGTCCGGAATTTTTTAGTTATGGGGATCTGAAGCCGGGTCCGGAAGTCAAGTATCCTGTGGGATTCAGTGGTTGGAAGCTGCTGTCGGCAGAGGAAGGGAAAAAGGAGCGTCCGGAGTTTTTGACTTTTCAGGGGGCGAGTTACTTTCGCGCAGTGACGACCAAGCTGGGCTGGGGCATCTCGGCGCGTGGCGTGGCGATCAACACCATTGGTGGCGAACCGGAAGAGTTTCCTGACTTCACGCACTTCTGGTTTTTGACGCCGAAGGAAGGAGACAAGACCTTCCAGTTTCTCGCATTGTTGAATGGTCCGAGTGTGACGGGAGCTTATCATTTCGAGGTGCAGCCCGGGGAGACGACGGTGATGACGGTGCGCAGTTCCCTGTTCATGCGCAAGGTGGTGAAGATGCTGGGGCTGGCGCCGTTTTCGAGCATGTTCTGGTATGGTGAGAACACACATCCCAAACCGCTGGATTTCCGTCCTGAGGTGCATGATTCCGATGGATTGTTGATCGAACAACACAACGGTCCGATATTGTGGCGTCCCTTGGACAATGGTCGCGAGATGCGTCACAGCGTGTTCAGCCTTGAGGCGGCCAAAGGATTTGGGTTGCTTCAACGTGATCGCGACTTCAAACACTATCAGGATCTTGAGGCAAACTATCACAACCGGGTGTCGGTTTGGGTGGAGCCGGTGGAAGGGTTTGGACGCGGCAAACTGCATTTGATCGAGCTGGCAACGGGCGAAGAGACCTGGGACAACATCGTGTCCTTCTGGGAACCGGATCTTTTGCCAACTGCGACGGAGCCCGCGCGGTTTGTCTATAAGTTGCACTGGTTGAAGGAGCATGAGCACAACCTGGCCAAAGTGACCGATTCCCGTTGGGGCGAAGGGGTGGCGACGATGGACGTGCCGAATGATTATGAGTTTGTGATCGATTTTACCAAGGGGACCTTGAAGGAAGGAACGCCTGCGGATTGGCTGCCGGAAGAGGCGGTTAATATCGTGGGTGAGGCGAAGATGATTGATAAGCGGGTGATGTTCAATCCGCAGACCGGAGGCTGGCGCGCCTTCTTCAAGCTGGACATTCCACCATCCACCAAATTGCTCGAAATGACTTGTGAACTTTTGCAGGACGGGAAACCTTTGTCGGAGCGATGGACTTACCAATGGCGACGTTGA
- the mdoH gene encoding glucans biosynthesis glucosyltransferase MdoH: MNIPTSSTPPEAPVPFSAARTTPLVSQAGLPSSAQSRMRRATFFSFVFVGTVIGVWLMYLMLQNDGLVWSEIGLMLVFVPLYYQLNVGFWTALFGIWLMNRPKPDTLDLLRTITKDDLAEPLNATTAIIIPVYNEDVTRVFEGLRAIYNSLQKTGKLEHYDFFVLSDSDDTNKWIEEETAWLELCRQLNAFGRIFYRKRRTPINRKSGNVSDFCRRWGKRYRYMIVLDADSVMSGPLLVNLVRIMEKNPGVGILQTFPKQIGADTLLGRVMQFAQALYGPAFLSGLSYWQCGEANFWGHNAIIRLAPFIEYCALPPLPTKVPFGGHIMSHDFVEAALMRKAGYAVRLLPMDEGSYEEGPPTLIDTLKRDRRWCLGNMQHFWLLFAKGWHPMSRINFFNGIMSYASSPLWLMFLILGTIMAGSEQGVTGSQAGFAGQLLLGITVMFIFMPKTLIVLDELVTGRLFKPFRLRLLTAFSSLLDTFVFSLMAPIMMIFHSRFVVKTILGQGVSWVAQRRKLAAGIDWREPILTFGSLTLIGVVWSIIAFFISQSFLLWISPVLVAMILAIPFAITTSSTRTFQRFGLFLTREELHPPPVLQSLQARLEEVNDRVLLQPELEHRFGLVQACLDPYVNGLHVSLLRRRKNPHHSREYFKYLSHKLITQGPNALTARELSAVMYDPDTVTQLHYDLWSSSEDQMSQFWKLAIRQYNVVAPNPFAHLLAQPT, encoded by the coding sequence ATGAACATCCCCACTTCTTCGACCCCACCCGAAGCGCCGGTGCCTTTCTCTGCGGCCCGCACCACGCCGTTGGTGTCCCAGGCCGGGCTGCCTTCGAGCGCGCAGTCGCGCATGCGGCGTGCGACTTTTTTCTCGTTTGTTTTCGTCGGAACCGTGATCGGTGTCTGGCTGATGTATCTGATGCTGCAGAACGACGGGCTGGTCTGGTCGGAGATCGGCCTCATGCTGGTTTTTGTGCCGCTTTATTATCAGTTGAATGTTGGATTCTGGACGGCGCTGTTTGGCATCTGGCTGATGAACCGGCCGAAGCCGGACACGCTCGATTTGCTGCGCACCATCACGAAAGACGATCTGGCCGAGCCATTGAACGCGACCACCGCGATCATAATTCCGGTTTACAACGAGGATGTGACTCGGGTGTTCGAGGGACTGCGGGCGATTTACAATTCCCTGCAAAAAACGGGCAAGCTGGAGCACTATGACTTTTTCGTGCTGAGCGATTCGGATGATACGAACAAGTGGATCGAAGAGGAGACAGCGTGGCTGGAGTTGTGTCGGCAGTTGAATGCGTTTGGGCGAATTTTTTATCGGAAACGCCGCACGCCGATCAATCGCAAAAGCGGAAACGTAAGTGATTTCTGTCGTCGTTGGGGCAAACGGTATCGCTACATGATCGTGTTGGATGCGGACAGTGTGATGAGTGGTCCGCTGCTGGTGAATCTGGTGCGCATCATGGAGAAGAATCCCGGGGTGGGAATCTTGCAGACGTTTCCAAAACAGATTGGTGCTGACACCTTGCTGGGTCGGGTCATGCAGTTTGCGCAGGCGCTTTATGGACCGGCGTTTCTTTCCGGATTGAGTTACTGGCAATGTGGCGAAGCCAATTTTTGGGGACACAATGCGATCATCCGTCTGGCTCCGTTCATTGAATATTGTGCGCTGCCACCCTTGCCGACGAAGGTGCCGTTTGGCGGGCACATCATGAGCCACGACTTTGTCGAAGCAGCGCTGATGCGCAAGGCAGGTTATGCGGTGCGTTTGCTGCCGATGGATGAGGGCAGTTATGAAGAGGGTCCGCCGACATTGATTGATACCCTGAAGCGTGACCGACGCTGGTGTCTGGGCAACATGCAGCACTTTTGGTTGTTGTTTGCAAAGGGCTGGCATCCGATGAGCCGGATCAATTTCTTCAACGGCATCATGAGTTATGCGAGTTCGCCGCTGTGGCTGATGTTCCTGATTCTGGGAACGATCATGGCGGGATCAGAGCAGGGGGTGACGGGCAGTCAGGCTGGGTTTGCGGGTCAGTTGCTGCTGGGCATCACGGTGATGTTCATCTTCATGCCGAAGACCTTGATCGTGCTGGATGAGCTGGTGACGGGGCGTTTGTTTAAGCCATTTCGGTTGCGGTTGTTGACGGCGTTCAGCAGTTTGCTGGATACTTTTGTCTTTTCGTTGATGGCACCAATCATGATGATTTTCCACAGTCGTTTTGTGGTGAAGACGATTCTCGGGCAGGGAGTTAGCTGGGTGGCGCAACGGCGCAAGCTGGCAGCAGGAATTGACTGGCGGGAACCGATTCTGACCTTTGGCAGTTTGACATTGATTGGGGTGGTCTGGTCCATCATTGCGTTCTTCATCTCGCAGTCTTTTCTGTTGTGGATCAGTCCGGTGTTGGTGGCGATGATCCTCGCGATTCCGTTCGCGATCACCACGTCGAGCACGCGCACTTTTCAGCGTTTTGGATTGTTTTTGACGCGTGAAGAGCTCCATCCGCCGCCGGTGTTGCAATCGTTGCAGGCGAGATTGGAGGAGGTGAATGATCGGGTGTTGTTGCAGCCGGAATTGGAGCACCGGTTTGGTTTGGTGCAGGCGTGTTTGGATCCGTATGTGAACGGTCTGCATGTGAGCCTGTTGCGTCGTCGCAAAAATCCGCATCACTCGCGCGAGTATTTCAAGTATCTAAGTCACAAGTTGATCACCCAGGGGCCGAATGCATTGACGGCGCGGGAGTTGAGCGCGGTGATGTATGATCCGGATACGGTGACGCAGCTGCATTATGATTTGTGGTCTTCGTCGGAGGATCAGATGTCGCAGTTTTGGAAGCTGGCGATCCGCCAATACAACGTGGTTGCCCCCAATCCGTTTGCGCATTTGCTGGCCCAACCGACTTGA
- a CDS encoding C40 family peptidase, protein MTPCLLFRILVVAGLTVPMGVVAQTVKVEKEPVKPAAVSSMTAEELAGFEGYSPELQSLVRKALDLTKLNLRYQFGSAEPKAGGMDCSGAIYYLLRDSGVKSVPRQSDEICRWVMRRGVLYRTENVGALDETPFKALKPGDLLFWTGTYETSTPRELPISHVMMYLGKRKKDGKAVVFGASDGRSYEGQRRNGVSVFDFALPQRAAKSEFFGYGAIPKI, encoded by the coding sequence ATGACCCCCTGTCTTCTGTTTCGAATTTTAGTGGTGGCTGGTTTGACGGTCCCGATGGGCGTAGTGGCGCAGACGGTCAAGGTGGAGAAAGAGCCGGTCAAACCCGCAGCAGTGTCATCCATGACGGCGGAGGAACTGGCAGGCTTTGAAGGGTATTCGCCTGAGTTGCAGTCGCTGGTGCGCAAGGCATTGGATCTGACGAAGTTAAACTTGCGGTATCAGTTCGGATCAGCGGAACCGAAGGCGGGCGGCATGGACTGCTCGGGGGCGATTTATTACCTGTTGAGGGATTCGGGAGTTAAAAGTGTGCCGCGTCAGAGCGATGAGATTTGTCGTTGGGTGATGCGGCGCGGGGTGTTGTATCGGACCGAGAATGTGGGCGCGCTGGACGAGACGCCATTCAAGGCGCTGAAGCCGGGGGATTTGCTTTTTTGGACGGGGACCTATGAGACGAGCACGCCAAGGGAGTTGCCAATTTCGCATGTGATGATGTATCTGGGAAAAAGGAAGAAAGATGGCAAGGCGGTGGTGTTTGGCGCAAGCGATGGGCGTTCGTATGAAGGACAGCGCAGGAATGGCGTGAGTGTATTTGACTTTGCCCTGCCGCAGCGTGCGGCCAAGTCGGAGTTCTTTGGGTATGGGGCGATCCCTAAGATTTAA